A genomic segment from Syngnathus scovelli strain Florida chromosome 3, RoL_Ssco_1.2, whole genome shotgun sequence encodes:
- the LOC125993996 gene encoding ral guanine nucleotide dissociation stimulator isoform X5, with product MRRERACPPGLLPHFLRRRRSNSRGQVAADLLRGSEMGSWSRWTCGLLVRSVGNFDGNATQSSTQEIGEEVEDDAIFTITLRKVQLHHSSSKGQRWLGVETDSALSLYETCKVRTIKAGTLERLVEYMVTAFKGKDSTYVTIFLCTYRSFATAKQVLDLLLNRYARLQNVPAATAHRVCQDDCTELRNTVSSILGAWLDQYSEDFWTPPGYDCLHQLLSYLHLHFPGSDLERRARNLLAHFHRRQQREPETEGEHLGCPFATQEESGFEDELPTFSFLSFDPIMVAEQFTLMDADLFKKVVPYHCLGCIWSQRDKKGKEHLAPTIRATVAQFNSVTNCVISTCLSNAALKHNQRARLLERWIDVARECRILKNFSSLRAILSALQCNAVHRLKRTWEEVSRESFRTFRELSEIFSDDNNYSLSRELLVKEGTSKFATLEMNPKRAQRRHQQQRDLGVMQGTIPYLGTFLTDLVMMDTAMKDYTEGGLINFEKRRKEFEVIAQIKLLQLASNNYSFTQDAHFREWFASTEKLSEAESYQLSCDIEPLSESAGNTLRAKKNGGIMKRWSDRQLAEGSSGCSAAGSGGGAVGSHSKSFEHAHFRPYQGGDGGDALSVTSVSSSGSDLEDVNASFLSDSPEGHERKTSTPSVKLSVSALGREASAADTTSTQVDDCCIIRVSLDVENGNMYKSILVTSQDKTPAVIRKAMIKHNLEREKTEDYELVQKISEDKELRIPDNANVFYAMNSSANYDFVLKKRGPARPVRAKTVASSTLPRMKQKGLKIAKGIF from the exons ATGCGGCGAGAGCGAGCGTGTCCGCCTGGGCTTTTGCCCCACTTTTTAAGGAGGCGCCGCAGCAACAGCCGTGGGCAGGTGGCGGCCGACCTCCTTCGGGGTTCCGAGATGGGGAGCTGGAGCCGCTGGACTTGCGGACTGCTGGTCCGATCGGTGGGGAACTTTGACGGGAACGCAACACAG AGCTCGACGCAGGAGATTGGCGAAGAAGTGGAGGACGACGCCATCTTCACCATCACGCTGCGTAAGGTGCAACTGCACCACTCGTCCAGCAAAGGGCAGCGTTGGCTGGGGGTGGAGACGGACTCCGCCCTCAGTCTCTACGAGACGTGCAAGGTGCGAACCATCAAGGCGGGCACCCTGGAGAGGCTGGTGGAGTACATGGTCACGGCCTTCAAGGGCAAGGACTCCACCTACGTCACCATCTTCCTCTGCACTTACCGATCCTTTGCCACTGCCAAGCAGGTGCTCGACCTGCTGCTCAACAG GTACGCCAGGCTCCAGAATGTTCCAGCGGCGACGGCGCATCGCGTCTGCCAGGACGACTGCACCGAGCTCAGAAA CACGGTATCGTCCATCTTGGGTGCCTGGCTGGACCAGTACTCTGAGGACTTCTGGACTCCGCCAGGCTACGACTGCTTGCACCAGCTTTTGTCGTACCTCCACCTTCATTTCCCCGGTTCTGACCTTGAGCGTCGTGCCCGCAACCTGCTGGCGCATTTCCACAGACGGCAGCAGCGTGAGCCCGAAACCGAAG GCGAACACTTGGGCTGCCCGTTCGCCACGCAGGAGGAGAGCGGCTTCGAGGACGAGCTGCCTACTTTCAGCTTCCTCTCCTTCGACCCCATCATGGTGGCCGAGCAATTCACGCTCATGGACGCG GACCTGTTTAAGAAGGTGGTTCCATACCACTGCCTGGGCTGCATCTGGTCCCAGCGTGACAAGAAGGGCAAAGAGCACCTGGCGCCCACCATCCGCGCCACGGTGGCCCAGTTCAACTCGGTCACCAACTGCGTAATCAGCACCTGCCTCAGTAACGCCGCGCTCAAGCACAACCAGAGGGCTCGACTCCTGGAGAGGTGGATCGACGTGGCCCGG GAATGTCGTATCCTGAAGAACTTCTCGTCCTTGCGAGCCATCCTTTCCGCCCTGCAGTGCAACGCCGTCCACCGCCTGAAGAGGACCTGGGAGGAAGTCTCTCG GGAGAGTTTCCGCACCTTTCGCGAGCTTTCCGAGATCTTCTCCGACGACAACAACTATTCACTCAGCCGGGAGCTGCTGGTGAAG GAAGGAACGTCTAAGTTTGCGACTTTGGAGATGAATCCCAAACGAGCTCAGCGGAGACACCAGCAGCAGAGAGACCTG GGAGTGATGCAGGGCACAATTCCTTACCTGGGCACCTTCCTGACAGACCTGGTCATGATGGACACGGCCATGAAGGACTACACCGAG GGTGGTCTGATCAACTTTGAAAAGAGACGAAAG gagtTTGAAGTAATCGCGCAGATCAAATTACTGCAGCTGGCATCCAACAACTACAGCTTCACTCAAGACGCGCACTTCCGCGAGTGGTTCGCCTCCACCGAGAAGCTCAGCGAGGCCGAGAG CTACCAGCTGTCGTGCGACATCGAGCCGCTCTCCGAGTCGGCGGGCAACACGTTGCGAGCCAAGAAGAACGGAGGGATCATGAAACGATGGAGCGA TCGTCAGTTGGCCGAGGGCTCGTCCGGTTGCTCGGCGGCCGGAAGCGGTGGTGGCGCCGTGGGCTCCCACTCCAAGTCCTTTGAGCACGCCCACTTCCGACCATACCAAggcggcgacggcggcgacgccctCAGCGTCACCTCCGTCAGCTCCAGCGGCTCCGACCTAGAGGACGTCAATGCCAGCTTCCTCTCGGACTCGCCCGAGGGACACGAGAGGAAG ACGTCAACGCCTTCGGTGAAACTCTCCGTTTCCGCTCTGGGGAGAGAAGCTTCGGCCGCAGACACAACCTCCACG CAGGTGGACGACTGCTGCATCATCCGCGTCAGCCTCGATGTGGAGAACGGGAACATGTACAAGAGCATCCTG GTGACCAGCCAGGACAAGACGCCCGCCGTCATCCGCAAGGCGATGATCAAACACAATCTGGAGAGGGAAAAAACCGAAGACTACGAGCTGGTGCAGAAGATCTCAGAAGACAAAG AGCTCCGCATTCCCGACAACGCCAACGTCTTCTACGCCATGAACTCCAGCGCCAACTACGACTTTGTGCTGAAGAAGCGCGGGCCGGCGCGACCCGTACGCGCCAAGACAGTGGCCAGCTCCACGCTGCCGCGCATGAAGCAGAAAGGACTGAAGATCGCCAAAGGCATTTTctga